A window of the Alnus glutinosa chromosome 4, dhAlnGlut1.1, whole genome shotgun sequence genome harbors these coding sequences:
- the LOC133865314 gene encoding uncharacterized protein LOC133865314 isoform X2, with product MTSAAAALALRFSFASPITTSTTKLSYPGLGSPGHRNGLRFVGCAYTAISRKGQGAFDPELRLVLELATDSELYELERILFGPSYFSPLLKSITTRADVDHAMIQEDLEEREDFIAALESRFLFLAADARSTLSEELGTFPRIGELSKASNDQGSLELGLSQWKVDTLTAVKELRSMILKGGGVFTLAKIYELLARRLSGKVFLEAANYQIKKEFIKKGGHLAAINLESRAAFLAAKQGFTGAASRYLGFRSMMTLLGPMLWGTFLADVVIQMLGTDYARILRAIYAFAQIRITRTYRLPSDAD from the exons ATGACTAGTGCAGCAGCAGCTCTGGCACTCCGCTTCTCCTTCGCTTCCCCAATCACAACCTCCACCACCAAACTCTCATACCCA GGTTTGGGTTCACCTGGGCACAGAAATGGTCTAAGGTTTGTGGGTTGTGCTTATACTGCTATTTCAAGAAAAGGGCAAG GTGCATTTGACCCAGAGCTTCGGTTAGTTCTTGAGCTTGCCACGGACTCTGAGCTATATGAGCTTGAAAGGATCCTTTTTGGCCCCAG CTACTTCAGCCCTTTGCTAAAGTCAATAACAACCAGAGCTGATGTGGACCATGCCATGATTCAAGAAGATCTCGAAGAGCGAGAAGATTTTATAGCAGCACTGGAGTCAAGGTTTTTATTCCTTGCAGCTGATGCCCGGTCTACATTAAG TGAAGAATTGGGTACTTTTCCACGCATAGGGGAACTCTCTAAGGCATCTAATGATCAAGGCAGTCTAGAACTTGGACTTAGTCAATGGAAGGTGGACACCCTTACTGCTGTGAAAGAGCTTCGGTCAATGATTTTGAAG GGTGGTGGTGTATTTACTTTGGCAAAGATTTACGAATTG TTAGCGAGGAGATTATCTGGGAAGGTCTTCTTAGAAGCTGCCAACTATCAGATTAAAaaggaattcattaaaaag GGTGGACATTTAGCTGCTATTAATCTCGAGTCTAGAGCAGCCTTTCTTGCAGCTAAACAG GGCTTTACTGGTGCTGCATCAAGATATCTTGGTTTTAGAAGCATGATGACTTTGCTTGGCCCAAT GCTTTGGGGCACATTTCTGGCAGATGTTGTCATTCAAATGCTTGGGACTGATTATGCTAGAATCTTGCGGGCAATTTATGCTTTTGCACAG ATCCGCATCACCCGCACGTATAGATTACCATCTGATGCTGACTGA
- the LOC133865314 gene encoding uncharacterized protein LOC133865314 isoform X1 — translation MTSAAAALALRFSFASPITTSTTKLSYPGLGSPGHRNGLRFVGCAYTAISRKGQGAFDPELRLVLELATDSELYELERILFGPSYFSPLLKSITTRADVDHAMIQEDLEEREDFIAALESRFLFLAADARSTLRGWRPSYRNVLLSVRKKLDIRCSSKLSTEDLEVEIFLHLLQDYSSEELGTFPRIGELSKASNDQGSLELGLSQWKVDTLTAVKELRSMILKGGGVFTLAKIYELLARRLSGKVFLEAANYQIKKEFIKKGGHLAAINLESRAAFLAAKQGFTGAASRYLGFRSMMTLLGPMLWGTFLADVVIQMLGTDYARILRAIYAFAQIRITRTYRLPSDAD, via the exons ATGACTAGTGCAGCAGCAGCTCTGGCACTCCGCTTCTCCTTCGCTTCCCCAATCACAACCTCCACCACCAAACTCTCATACCCA GGTTTGGGTTCACCTGGGCACAGAAATGGTCTAAGGTTTGTGGGTTGTGCTTATACTGCTATTTCAAGAAAAGGGCAAG GTGCATTTGACCCAGAGCTTCGGTTAGTTCTTGAGCTTGCCACGGACTCTGAGCTATATGAGCTTGAAAGGATCCTTTTTGGCCCCAG CTACTTCAGCCCTTTGCTAAAGTCAATAACAACCAGAGCTGATGTGGACCATGCCATGATTCAAGAAGATCTCGAAGAGCGAGAAGATTTTATAGCAGCACTGGAGTCAAGGTTTTTATTCCTTGCAGCTGATGCCCGGTCTACATTAAG GGGTTGGAGACCATCATACAGAAATGTCTTGCTTTCAGTGAGAAAAAAGTTAGACATTCGATGCTCAAGCAAATTGTCAACTGAAGACCTTGAAGTAGAAATTTTTCTTCATCTATTGCAGGATTATTCAAG TGAAGAATTGGGTACTTTTCCACGCATAGGGGAACTCTCTAAGGCATCTAATGATCAAGGCAGTCTAGAACTTGGACTTAGTCAATGGAAGGTGGACACCCTTACTGCTGTGAAAGAGCTTCGGTCAATGATTTTGAAG GGTGGTGGTGTATTTACTTTGGCAAAGATTTACGAATTG TTAGCGAGGAGATTATCTGGGAAGGTCTTCTTAGAAGCTGCCAACTATCAGATTAAAaaggaattcattaaaaag GGTGGACATTTAGCTGCTATTAATCTCGAGTCTAGAGCAGCCTTTCTTGCAGCTAAACAG GGCTTTACTGGTGCTGCATCAAGATATCTTGGTTTTAGAAGCATGATGACTTTGCTTGGCCCAAT GCTTTGGGGCACATTTCTGGCAGATGTTGTCATTCAAATGCTTGGGACTGATTATGCTAGAATCTTGCGGGCAATTTATGCTTTTGCACAG ATCCGCATCACCCGCACGTATAGATTACCATCTGATGCTGACTGA